A portion of the Pirellulales bacterium genome contains these proteins:
- a CDS encoding ubiquinol-cytochrome c reductase iron-sulfur subunit, which yields MSEPIQHTEAPAGAGRRGFLAGLIGGIVAIFPFAAGLFTFFNPLRSRKGAGAADDQPGKLVRIAPLTALPDDGVPRQFPVIADRQDAWTRLPSEAIGVVYLRRQPGSEEVEAFNATCPHAGCFVAFDRSRDVYQCPCHDSAFGVDGQRVFGPSPRDLDKLEAEVRPSDDQKELWVRYVDYYTGMEEKIPKS from the coding sequence ATGTCCGAACCCATTCAGCACACTGAGGCCCCGGCCGGCGCCGGCCGGCGCGGCTTTCTCGCCGGGCTTATCGGTGGAATTGTGGCGATCTTCCCTTTTGCGGCGGGATTGTTCACCTTTTTCAATCCTCTCCGCTCGCGCAAGGGGGCGGGCGCGGCGGACGACCAGCCGGGCAAGCTGGTCCGCATCGCTCCGCTGACGGCCCTGCCCGACGACGGCGTGCCGCGGCAATTCCCGGTGATTGCCGACCGCCAGGACGCCTGGACGCGGTTGCCCAGCGAAGCGATCGGCGTGGTCTACCTTCGCCGGCAGCCGGGCAGCGAAGAGGTGGAGGCGTTCAATGCCACCTGTCCGCACGCCGGGTGCTTCGTGGCCTTCGATCGCTCGCGAGACGTGTATCAATGTCCCTGCCACGACAGCGCGTTCGGCGTTGACGGGCAGCGCGTGTTCGGCCCCAGCCCGCGCGATCTCGATAAACTCGAGGCCGAGGTCCGTCCGTCCGACGATCAGAAAGAACTCTGGGTGCGGTACGTCGATTACTACACCGGCATGGAGGAGAAAATACCCAAGTCATGA
- a CDS encoding DHHA1 domain-containing protein, giving the protein MIDWARFASLIHFHQRFLLTSHIRPDCDALGSELGMAGLLDALGKDVLIVNAQKTPPNLAWIDTARRIKTLGVDVQLPDLADREVMLVLDTSAWQQLGDMAIVLRQTTAKKAVLDHHVSEDDLGAEAFKNVQAEATGRLVLEAAGWLGVPLTPEIATPLFAAIATDTGWFRFSSTTGDTYRFAGKLIDGGAKPTEIYRSLYEQDTLARLQLIGRTLARAQSEMVGRLIHTTVFQDDFKATAALPSDTEDVVNLTLTVAGTEVAVIFVEQPNGKFKISFRSRSSFDCSRLAEQFDGGGHKAAAGAMVDGPFDAAQRRVLDAVRAAMR; this is encoded by the coding sequence ATGATCGACTGGGCCCGTTTCGCATCGCTCATCCACTTCCACCAGCGGTTTCTGCTGACGAGCCACATTCGGCCCGACTGCGACGCACTGGGCAGCGAGTTGGGCATGGCCGGTCTGCTCGACGCGCTGGGCAAGGACGTGCTCATCGTCAACGCCCAGAAGACGCCGCCCAACCTGGCTTGGATCGACACCGCGCGGCGCATCAAAACGCTGGGCGTCGACGTGCAGCTGCCGGACCTGGCGGACCGCGAAGTGATGTTGGTGCTCGACACCAGCGCCTGGCAGCAGCTCGGCGACATGGCGATCGTCTTGCGGCAAACGACCGCCAAGAAAGCCGTGCTCGACCACCACGTGAGCGAAGACGACCTGGGCGCCGAGGCGTTCAAAAACGTCCAGGCCGAGGCCACCGGCCGGCTGGTGCTGGAAGCCGCCGGATGGCTCGGCGTGCCGCTGACGCCCGAAATCGCCACGCCGCTGTTCGCGGCCATCGCCACCGACACCGGCTGGTTCCGCTTCTCGTCGACCACCGGCGACACCTACCGCTTCGCCGGAAAATTGATCGATGGCGGCGCCAAGCCAACCGAGATTTACCGGTCGCTTTATGAGCAAGACACGCTGGCCCGCTTGCAGCTTATCGGCCGCACCCTGGCCCGCGCCCAGTCGGAGATGGTCGGCAGGCTGATCCATACCACCGTCTTTCAAGACGACTTCAAAGCCACCGCTGCCCTCCCCTCGGACACGGAGGACGTGGTCAACCTGACGCTCACGGTGGCGGGCACGGAAGTCGCCGTGATCTTCGTCGAACAGCCGAACGGCAAGTTCAAGATCAGCTTTCGCAGCCGCTCGTCGTTCGATTGCAGCCGGTTGGCCGAACAATTCGACGGCGGCGGGCACAAGGCCGCGGCCGGGGCGATGGTCGATGGCCCGTTCGACGCCGCCCAGCGCCGCGTGCTTGACGCTGTCCGCGCGGCGATGCGATAA